A segment of the Drosophila gunungcola strain Sukarami unplaced genomic scaffold, Dgunungcola_SK_2 000072F, whole genome shotgun sequence genome:
tcgccatcgcaaTCCGAATTTAAGCTAGTTAATGTTCTGTTCCTACGCTCCAAAGTTCATCTATCATGCCTTGCGCTAGCTGGAGCCGCACACCAGCCCGTTCTTCTGTGGCAGCTTGAGCAGGCGTCGCGTCCGGAACTCGTAGGCTCTGCGGCAGAACATGACCAGCTCCGGATTGGTGTGCTCCGGCACCGTTCGCACCGAATGCCGGGGAACGgtgccactgccactggcaCTGGTGGGCCTTCGCGGCACGATGCTCACGTCTTCCACGTCCTCCTCGGCGGCACGCAGGCGGCGACGATACCTGGAGGGGCAGGAGAAACATCGTTACAATCCACtcaacaccaacagcaaaaGCTCTCCGCGCGTTCAACTCACCTGCAGTACTCGCTGAAGGTGAGCACATAGCACTTGTCCTCGACGCAGGCCACCGAGTTGTGGTCGCGGTGCCGGGAGGCATAGACCTCGTCCGGACAATCGTTGCGCTGCCGTCCCTGATCAGTGTGCTCCGGCCGATAGTACCACAGCAGCGACATCATCATCTCCCCTGTAAGCATAAGTTTACGATTTAACTTTATGTTCGATagtcaaataataaaaaaaggggCATTTGGTCTGCAAGCCTTCTATTCGAATCAGTTTTATAgctgaattttttaattgtgtgtttTTGAACGATGGGATTGGATTgactataattataattaaaattaaagatgtgtttatatttttattacgaaaaaaattatgattgacatGAAAGATAATGTTGGCTAATTCGAtcttattaaacaaaatactcTCTGTAAAATTGCTCGTGTAATTTTCCGTATGCACATTAAGTGTACGCAGAAACAGTACCATAAACTGGGTGTATTCACAACAACCCTtgcagctaaaaaaaaatatgtattattcTCCAAAAAACAACTCTTAATCATTTTTATGAGtacatgttttaaaacataaagtCGATTTTTCGATAAATGTATTCTTCGATTGTTTCAAAAGCAGCTATGAATTCtagctgttaaaaaaaaatcgtaattctaaaattgtACACCATCACCATGTCTTGGAATCACATTCGTGTAATATTAAAGAAACGGACACCAGAAAGGTCGGACATAGTGGTGctaatatttatagtttatagggtcggaaaaagctccttcactgcgttgcaaactttttgctaaaattattattccaATTTTCCTATTCTTTTCCTAACATTTCATCGAAATAGCTAAACCACTAAAGCTCAGACGGCCGGACCATAGCTATCAACTCGCCTAGCAATGCTGAATTAGaatgcatttatttacttaatatGGTTCGAAACGTCTGCTTCACAGcgatacaaattatatttgtacctctgaagggtataaaaacaaatgtggaCTGAGTGCATATGCGTGCAAAAATTCTGCTAAAGAATATAGTCAACTGAACCGAGATTTTCGAACTTGTTTGCGCACACacaacaaaatgaaatggaaattgtTGTTTGATTGCAGTTTATAAGTAAActgtaaagtttttaatgggGAAACTAAGTAAGTGAGTTactcttgattttattatactGTATATCCCATGAAATAACAACTAACTTTTGTGACACACTTAAACTTCATTTTATGAGGGGCCCTAGAGCTTGCCGTGCCTATTTGTATGACACTCACCGTCTTCGGGGTTCTGCCAGAGGTGCGCCACCTTGGCCACGTAGGGCAGCTCGTTGTCCTCGTTGGCCTTGAGCAACACACAGTCCCGCAGCCGGATGATGTCGCCCTCCACATGCCGCATGGCATCGTAGCAGGTGCGCAGCACCAGCGGATCGTCACTCTGTGGCATACAAAATGTGGTTAAATGGGGAAACTTCAAAAGACCAATTGCCATGGCGCACACTCACGTTGAGAAAGACGGCGCCCTGGTAGGCCTTGCCCGACCACATCCATCCGTTGTTCCACTTGGGCACCACATTGGCCTTGGTGGCCGGCGGCAGGGTCACATCCAGTTCGTAGCTAACGCCACCGGGCCGCTGCCTCTGGCGCTTGCGATTGCCGAACTTGCAGCGCGATCTGGCCCGCTTCGTGTGCGTGtgcgtcgtcgtcgtcgtcgtcgtcgtcgtcgacgACTGACCTTGACGAGTGGGCGGAGGAGGAGTGGCGGTTGCTTGGGTGGCAGCCACCGCCGGCTGATTGGGCACCAGAAACTGGTGCTGCTCATCggaatgttgctgctgttgggaGGTTGCTGTTCCCGTTCCTGttcctgttgctgttgcgctTGCATCGCCGACATTCGCTGACGGCGACGCACTGAACTTTTGAGCCTGCAAATCTGCCGTCTGGTACTCATTGTTGTTGGTCTCCTGATTGGCAGCTGCTTGCGTTTGAGTCTCCGCTGTGGATGCAGCTGCTActgctcccgctcccgctGTAGATTTCTTGCCCTTGCTCTTGGCCTTTGGGCCGACGGCGGCCTGTTTGCGTGGCTTCTTGCAGGGCGGCAGGGGAGCGGCATCCGCCGGCGGCTTCTTGGTCTCCGACTTGGAGCGCTTCTCGGCGGCGGGACCCTGCTTGCCCCGTTGATCGTCGGGGGCCAGGGTCAGAGGCGAGGAGGCGGCATAGAggccaccgcccaccgccgtCGGCGCCTGCTTGCGACTGCTGTGATTCAGCTCCGGATCGCTGAAGTAGCCGCGACTCAGCGCCGTGTCCAGGCCCTCGAGCAGATGGAGAGCGGCAATCTCCTGCTTTCGCGGCCGCGCCCTCTTCGGCGAGGCACTGGGCGTGGCCGAGCTgttgagctgctgctgctgctgctgctgctgctgctgctgctcctgcatGCCGACCGCTTCGGCTCCGGCCTCTGAAGGCGTTACCATTGGAGAAGCTTCttgtgctggtgctgctgttgctgcagctgctgctgccgccgccgcttcGCGTTGCTGGCgtcgctgttgctgctgctcgcgACGCTGCAAACGCatgcgctgctgctgccgctgcgtGAGGATCATCTGACGCCGCTTGGCGTACTTGGCCGGGGCACGTCCGTGGCGACGGACGAACCGACGGCCGGGACACAGGTAGTCCTTGGGCTCGGCCTGTTTGATCAGGCTCTTGTAGCTGTGCTTCGTCTTGGTCTTCTTGTTGCCACCGGTGGAGGCCAGCAGGTTGATGCGCTGCTTGCTGCCACCGGGcatctccttctccttctcctttcCGTTCTCGTTCTCCTTTTCCAGCTCCTCTTCTGTTTTGGCCGCAGGAGGAGCAACTTCCTGCTCCTTCTCTGGCTCCtgatcctgctcctgctcctgcacTGGCTCCGTTTTGATGGTGGGCTTGAGGTCCGGCAGTTGGCTGATATGTGGGCTGGCCTCCTGCTGGGCCTCGCCATCGTGCtcgattttgattttggtttcGGCTTTGATTTCCGCTTTAAGTACGAAAGGCAACTCTGGTTCCGCCTCCACATCCGCTTCCTTGGGCTGCTTCAACTGCTTCTccggcagctgctgctgcagctgctgctgctgctgggctgCATAGACCATCTCCCTGGCCATGCTCTTGCCGATCCTCGCCTTGCGCGGCggcactgctgctgctgctgctgctgccgccgcctgGGGGACGCTGCTGACTGGGGGCGGGGTGCTGCAGGTGAGGTCGTACGCCTCGatgtgctgctgttgctgctgctgatgctgctgctgctgatgcttcTCCAGCCGCAGGCCCAGACGGAGGCGCAGCTCCAGCTCGGCCTCCTGCTCCTGGTCGTCGAGCAGCTTCTCGTCGCTGGCACAGTAGCTCTCCGGCGGCGTGGGCGGCGGCATCACGTGCGCCTCATACTGCATCTTGGTCAACTGGGGATtttgattctgattctgattcggattcggatgtTCGGCCTGGAGTTCCGTCTTGACGAGCATCTGGCACTGGGTGCCcgtggtggcggtggtggccGTCGTATTCGtattggttgctgctgttgcccgCGTGGTCATCTCACTTGtctggctgctgctgttgctgatgttgctgctgctgctgatgttggtGTTGCCACTGTGAGTGGTGTTGCTGCCACTGTCGCATTTGTTGGGGGTCACATTTTTCACTGGGCCTCTACTGGTAGTCAACGCTGACGCTGTAGTTGTTGTCGTAGCGCTGCTGCAGGCAGTCAAAgtactgttgctgctgctgctgctgttgctgctgttgctgctgctgctgctgctggtattGCTGTTGCTCGAGGCACTCAACAAcatattgctgctgctgctgccgctgctgctgctgctgctgttcttGCTGCTGCTCTGGTCGATGTTGCTGATGATGTTGCTACCAATATGAGGCCCAGTATGGACGTTTTTTGGACACGATTGAGGCATTGGACAGGGACACTGCGGTGGATACTCTGCAAAGAGCAAAAGTGGATtggtgttttaaataaatgtttctgCCAAGAAATGTGGCCAACTATCGATCATAATAGGTATCTGAACTTCATTTGAAGAGGATGCAGAAAGTTAAGAAACTAGttgaaaacaacttttaaCCAATTGGCCCATTGTAACCAAAGTTTTGTCTATGCTTTATCAACTAAAATCTAGTTTATCATCTATACCGGAAGAGACAACATCAGACATTTTAACATGATCAGTGTACTTAATTCAGCGATTTATATTCAAATCCTTTACACATACAAAATACGATTGCGAAAGTTcttagcttttaaactgagcaAACGGTatagaaacacacacacagatagaCAAGGCTATGCTGACTCTGCTAGTTATGCTGATCGGGAGTATACTTACAGCTGCGGTCATAAAAATGGTAGTGGCACAAAGTTAAGTGCTCAAAAACATACCTCCAAAATATaggaaaacttttgttttaatttatcttaatGACAAGTTACCAATGAAccaaatttggttttaaaaactattgatATTGTTTAAGTTTCAAGAAGAACTAATactgttaataattttataaaattcacttaagtgttgtaaatataattacaaattaaaaaaatgagcaaattttttttcctatctatattttttttgaaaaatgtttaaacaataTGATAAATGTGGATTTTTCTAAGTGTCCCATTTTGTTTATAGTATTAGcttcataaaatataaaaatattaagttcaAAAGGTGCTGCAAAACTAGTTTTGATTGCTATTTCCAGTAGCTAAAAACTACTATTTTCATGACCGCCACTGTACATACTTTGTATGATCGTATGCAAAAAAcctagtaaaatttaaaagctctTCAAAACCATATCGAACTCAACTTCAGAGACATTTCTTTCAGTTTCTTTCGACGTTGGAAACTGCTGGCTAGCTACGTTGGCAACTCCTCGCAGTGGCTGCACTGCATCATCCGGGACTGGACCATACTTTTCCTTACCCATATACGGTCCTTGCAGGCCGCGCGTGTAGCACTGGCCAGAGGCGGCTCCTCCGCCGGGACTGTAGCCGGCGTAGTAGCTGGGCGGTCCGGGATAGTGCTCcaggtgctgctgctgcggttgaaggtgctgctgctgctgctgctgctggtgggctGGGACCAGCTGGCTGCCAGCAGGTACGcccgctgctcctgctgctcccgaactgccgctgctgctgctggtgggcggctgctgctgctgctgttgttgttgctgcgacGGCGGCTGACCGGACGAGACgggcggcggtggtggcggcggctgttgttgctgttgctgctgctgctgctgctcgtaGAGCTCgtgcggcggcggcggcggaccAGCGTGCTGGTAGTAGGGGTAGCGGCGGTAGGCGCCCGGCGGCGGAACCTGCGGATGGGCGGCAGGGTGGCCGGCGTGCGACGGCTGGTAGACCTTGCTCGAGAAGTAGGGCTGGTAGGTGGGCGGCGAGTAGCACATGACCTCGCCCGGGTATGGCGCGTAGTAGTTGGGCGGATAGGCGGTCGAGTAGTGCATCTGGGCCGCGTGCATCGAGCGGGAGTAGGGCACGCCCTggtgggcggcggcggcggctgcagcggcagcggccGCCACGGCGCTGGCCGGATACGGCTGTGGCTGCGGCGGGTgctgcgcctgctgctgcggattgtgggcgtggccgtgtacgtgggcgtgggcgtgcgACGGTgcctgcgactgcgactgatCGGCGGCTTCGGCGGTCgcctgatgctgctgctgcagctgctgcgtGGGCGAACCGACAGCTGGGGCGGCGCCGTCCTCCTCCTGCAGCTTCTTCACTTGCGCGGGCGGCGGTGGCGGGGCGGCGATCACATGCGGTGAGATCAGCGGTCCAGCCGGCTGATAGTAGCCTGCAAAAGACATAAACGATGGTAGAACGTTAGTCAACAATCCATTTTCAGTAATAACACATTGTATATCTATGGATTTATGGCCTTATCATTTACaagaattaataaattgtatatctATGTAATTATGGCATTATCATTTACATCATCTACAAAAAGATTATGGTATTTCTTACATACAATATTAAACAAGACCATGCCTGTGCTACAGGTCTCGTTGCAATACAAGTTTTTGAAACGTAGACCCATAAGAAGTGTATAAAGTATTACGATTATGCCCCAATTAATATATCTATTTTATTGAACTGGTTGAAAATGATCCTATATCAGTCCAAAGCATGACATGGATCTTTTAAAACCAACGAAagataattaatatttgtgtAAGCATTATTTATGGCATTCACACAAATTGCTATTTAATTAGCTTTAATTACTAACACAATGTACTATGGGTAATACTCGAACTTTTGCCATAAACGTCTTTCTTTTGCTTtgagatatatatttatttgattccGTATTATACCCCAATCTTTTTAATATACCAATTTGGagaaaacattgaaaaacttattttgaatgacaggaattagttttaaaagttaaagtaTACATATGAAAGGTGGTCAGTCAAAGGTATACAAACCAAagataaaacaataatatcaataattatataatctTGTTTAATTGCCAAATATattgcaaaatattgtaagATAATACTTTTAACAAATCAGCTAAATTCAAGTTAAATTTTagcaaattaatataaaaccAACTGGTCTTAATGCTTTTTCcgcttttcaaaaaattgttacatGTTGCAAGTTTTAATGagtttaaagttaaaagttaaattacaaaaaaatgttgaaaaatacTGGTTTTCTAAAGAACGAACTATTGCAATTTCAAATAAAGTTAGCCATTTCACtgtttttgtatacatttctatacaaataaatggttaaataataacatatgtatattagctaaatatgaaataaaataatacattaacTAATATATTATCAAAACCAATTTCTTATAATAGAAATacgacataaataaataaatttttgatatGCATGCGTGgctttgttttgaaattctACCTAAGACTAACAACGTGCGATTTTGTAGAAGtcttgctttatttttagaattagTACACAAATTTATTGACATTTAACCCATAGTGCAATGGCCATATCGACAATTCTAGCGAAATCTACTAATCAATAATATTTGCCTTTGACCTTTGACctatttccatttttgtttgattttctGCTTACGGAATAAtcaaatgttgttgttgttgtttagttttacaatttagtagtattaaagcaataaaaacctAAACTCAATGCTATACGGACATAAATGTATGCTGTTTTAAAGGTCGATTTGTTAACTTTGAACCATAGTGTTGCAACCGAAGCAAAAGAGACTTGGagattaaagttttatttagtGTTAATGAGTTAGTagtatattttgaaataaaaaaatggtttatttttcttaataaatttgttgttgctcttaTATCAATGGGCCATGACAATGGCAATTGAATTGTCTGCGAACATTCCCGAATTTCTTTAATCTTTGGGTTCTAAAGGGAATCGCTTGGGAAGACTGGGGTGCCAGCAAAGGGAACTTTTAGTGAGCGGGGCAAGTGCAAGGCGAGGCAATGCGCAGTGAAGTGCGGCAACAATGCACAAAGTGAAAGTTGGcctggccaaaaaacaaaaaaataaaaaaaaaaaaacaaaaaaaaaaaaaaaacagctagCGAAACCAGTTGAGCGGCTCCAGTTTGCTGCCCACAGCAGCAGGTCGTGTAACGATAGCAACCATCCCACCACCCCCCACCCCCCACCACCCACTGGTGACTCCTTTACCTCTTCCCAGCATGTGGGCCGCATACAAAATGTCGCGAAAATGATGCGCCGCATGCTGTTGCAGGAACGTGAACGACTCGGCGATATTGGCCGCCAGCACAGCGGctgcggaggcggaggcggaggcggaggcagAGGCCTCGTCGGCTACCGCCGGCGGTACCGTTCTggctcccgctcccgctccagGTCCCAATCCTTCGCTCACTCCCCCCAGACCGGGCATCATGCCAGCGGCGGGCGAGAGTGCCGACGAGCAGCAGCCGGCGGATTGGGAGGAGCGGTCCGTTTCGCAGGTGCCGCTGCTGCTAGTGCTGCCCACACTGGAGCAgcgttgctggtgttgctgatgttgctggtggtgctgatgttgctgatgttgctggtgcAGCTGGTGTTGCAGCTGCACGGAAAGCGGCAATTGATGGTGTGGCGGCGAGATGTGGAGCGTGCTCAGCAGATCACCGGACAGCGGTACGGACTTGTTGTGGctggctgctgctgatgatgctgttgctggtggCGCCGACTTTTTTGTGGTCTCTTTTAGGCGCATTTTCGATTTGCGGTTCCAAGTATGCCCACTAGCTTTGCTCTCGTttgttgtataaaaaatatacttatgACTTATATATGCTTCTTGTTTCCGTGatatttgttgttgtcgttttttattattattttttttttaattgttgtatataatattcttttatatatgtacactgtatatgtatttgtatatatatgtatatgtatatgtatatgtaaatgTAAGTCAACAAGGAAGTTCTATTGTTAAGGCAACTcttgttttaaacatttctcTCGCttggttctttaatatttttaataccgCTTATTGTAGAcgtttttcataattttccaTTGGATTATCTAAAGTTTATCGAATTTTTCATTTGACGGGCTGCAATCACAAAGATAAGTTAGGGAAAAACACATATTGGCCGCGTTCACAGCTTCACTTTGAGCACtttgtagttttaaaaatgtaatattttctGTTTATCGGAAATCAATTGGTGATAAACAGTGCTGGAGAACGCGGCCATTGGCACTTAAACGCAGttgtgaaaagtgtttttttaacgAGCGATTTTGGCTAATTCGCAAGAGACTTTCTTGGTTGGCAACATGTTTTTTAGCTGTTGAATTTTGTAGTTATTTATCAagagttttaagcaattttctggagatttctttgtttatttggtcactttttgtttttgattttcattacaaaatcattaaattgtaTAACGTTATTGGGCATTTTCgttgtacattttttattgttttgtttcaatttttgtaagttttgATCTGTAGAATTTCAATCGATTTTTCCgtattttgttgtaattttaattaatttatatttgtgttgattttgactgcttcaaaatgtttttggagAGGTGTTGCGAAAAGACCCTAGGAACTACTACTATCAGGTGGCCTAACTAAGAACTCACCTAGACGTGCTTTTCATACGACAAACAACTGATGAAATAAACTCTTGCTCCCGATATCAGTCTGTCCGTATTTCCATCTTGCTAACACTATTTCTCGCACCTTCTGTTTCTATAAGttaaaagccaaacaaacgACCAGTGACGAACAAACGACGAACGAGTATGCACAGCAATGAAACATCCGAAGTTGCAGTGTGTGAAAACCGACGTTGGCAGAGACGCGGGCAGAGAAAAAGGGACAGGGACTTCGGCACGTAGCACATAGTACGTAGAACGCTGACGTCACGCACAATAGCGCCCGCAGTAGTGATGCCGATCTAGCTTTTTGTTCTTCATACCAATGTTGTGGAAACCACCTGACTATATAATACTTTAAACGCTTATtgaatgtaaaattaaaagaataagCAGAATCGATTTGATGAGTTTTGAAAAGGTACCGTTTTGGATATTTGACAATTTCAAAATTGTCAAATCgttaatctttaaaattatgctttatctaatgtttaaaagttaaaattccCCCCACTAGGATACAAATTTATAGACAATAAGGTACTAAAAATGGATTAACAAGTACGCTAAAACGGATTACTAAGAACGCTAAACGGATTAAAAACTGATGACCAAACTTTCactaaattgattaattttttataagacTCTATCAGAAGATCAGAACGTAACAGGAAATAGACATAACATTTGTTGTTCTTAAGCACATACATGGTAAAACCTTTTTACTTAAGTTTTCTTGGTCAGTTTGAATAAGAGTGAGGTTAGTAAGCAAAGGATGGCTTGTCATTTTCGGAAGCAAAATTGTGTCAGCACTGGCCATCGTGTGGTGCCGTTGGTCAGAGGGAGGTGGGGCTGACTCTTCGCTAGTCGTTAGAATGGAGGCAGACTGTAAGGGAGTGGGGAAATGGGATAGATGGCGCTCGAGTGCAGGCCAGGTGCTGTCatcattattgttattttatgccaTCGCCTGTCAAATGCAAAC
Coding sequences within it:
- the LOC128264537 gene encoding uncharacterized protein LOC128264537 isoform X1; the encoded protein is MVSKKRSNAAERVQRSTATAAAAAAAAAAAAASSTQGKKRPGKQAKTSSAAGDEAEEKKSSSKADSAAKKPAKDPTAGSSGSVTAPETSSGCGGGKPTATSTASASTSASASSTITAANATATATATTSNSLKLSPEERHEDGKARAINKMLKSLDIKIHGFDNLLPSGEERLNEGVLKSSISENVKTKSRAAAVKVISSLNPGKLPAVKRVRPSPEPVKEKVVVEKSGEKVPEKDKSKSEQEITPSAAPAEESLASKVPKKTVQQAKKTKVEPSPSPSPQTPAATTTLVGTSCATFKQAAAKNPGKKPTQAEQPKKEPPPPKPAKMGKPKKATPGQDANTLKSASRLPDSNTESVQMELEEIVSMPTATPTATPTPTPAVTPTPTATRTPTPTPTTTSNATEAGHPAPPPPPSNPTAAGAAKQRPKVKYTKTSAGSKGRVQQALHQKAPTASWSGAKDIYDFKSGSEDEEPIKMVLPSLKELREFSDEDNKPLKLFEREKQEKQEKKEKQEKQEKQEKQEKQEKQEKARSQPDEEEQPLVKKEEKEVKVKFKEKEVDPLSNAQQSEPAAKITSTPASTSSGKKQAKRKLPTPTPTPTSSIRKKKPVAKGKAAATKEPPASASSADSSSSEDERKLSAYTGPKRHRMASLNALAKVQCLYENESRTAHELGLSKATQQPPRIRTLDGSDDDNHKESPDRDKGSVSPPHTSAAASAAQPSAPAPKEAEPRRELRYVPGGRGVGKHWEFDSDSETEELQLQQTLPPVKKKKLPKKAPPKKSASSEAAEAKRKKKLAQIEESDEESGAREKEREKPKPPKQLPKKRKTAFTEELIGDYKGILARKRMASLNASAIVAATYEVERHLDKNLASDCSSFESYDELDTMPINTTTTTTTNTSSSKAATSVPIKTEMIHIKKEPKETLRERERECERKREREMELKDSTAGKMSSHSIIEESNDSKYSKETKETNTDTTITTTGYRDSTASTKDAKDCSRPTSSSVVIVQDTDVTITGVYVNASNGAAQEAYCKMQYRVQSSVTEERVLRPGSVEPPKSYTPLSALSSMLPPGASSGLSEAHSSPPLPVHAVPAGPHVLLPGEHLSAGMYHAPDLGLHTEHALPDHHGPPPPSYAAAAAAAAAAAAYHAHQLAPGGGGVLHMHHQHQYAAHAAHAHHYQQAAEYHGGPPPPHHYGGPPPPPQGHYGPPPGAPVPVPVPVPVPLSLPVPVPNPGAGPDRCDVGSPPPSYRASAYPPPSSVGMPPPTLGGGSSAFCAPSPLHHHQHQHQHQQPGPGVGPPHHDPSGYYQPAGPLISPHVIAAPPPPPAQVKKLQEEDGAAPAVGSPTQQLQQQHQATAEAADQSQSQAPSHAHAHVHGHAHNPQQQAQHPPQPQPYPASAVAAAAAAAAAAAHQGVPYSRSMHAAQMHYSTAYPPNYYAPYPGEVMCYSPPTYQPYFSSKVYQPSHAGHPAAHPQVPPPGAYRRYPYYQHAGPPPPPHELYEQQQQQQQQQQPPPPPPPVSSGQPPSQQQQQQQQQPPTSSSSGSSGAAGAAGVPAGSQLVPAHQQQQQQQHLQPQQQHLEHYPGPPSYYAGYSPGGGAASGQCYTRGLQGPYMEYPPQCPCPMPQSCPKNVHTGPHIGSNIISNIDQSSSKNSSSSSSGSSSSNMLLSASSNSNTSSSSSSNSSNSSSSSNSTLTACSSATTTTTASALTTSRGPVKNVTPNKCDSGSNTTHSGNTNISSSSNISNSSSQTSEMTTRATAATNTNTTATTATTGTQCQMLVKTELQAEHPNPNQNQNQNPQLTKMQYEAHVMPPPTPPESYCASDEKLLDDQEQEAELELRLRLGLRLEKHQQQQHQQQQQQHIEAYDLTCSTPPPVSSVPQAAAAAAAAAVPPRKARIGKSMAREMVYAAQQQQQLQQQLPEKQLKQPKEADVEAEPELPFVLKAEIKAETKIKIEHDGEAQQEASPHISQLPDLKPTIKTEPVQEQEQDQEPEKEQEVAPPAAKTEEELEKENENGKEKEKEMPGGSKQRINLLASTGGNKKTKTKHSYKSLIKQAEPKDYLCPGRRFVRRHGRAPAKYAKRRQMILTQRQQQRMRLQRREQQQQRRQQREAAAAAAAAATAAPAQEASPMVTPSEAGAEAVGMQEQQQQQQQQQQQLNSSATPSASPKRARPRKQEIAALHLLEGLDTALSRGYFSDPELNHSSRKQAPTAVGGGLYAASSPLTLAPDDQRGKQGPAAEKRSKSETKKPPADAAPLPPCKKPRKQAAVGPKAKSKGKKSTAGAGAVAAASTAETQTQAAANQETNNNEYQTADLQAQKFSASPSANVGDASATATGTGTGTATSQQQQHSDEQHQFLVPNQPAVAATQATATPPPPTRQGQSSTTTTTTTTTHTHTKRARSRCKFGNRKRQRQRPGGVSYELDVTLPPATKANVVPKWNNGWMWSGKAYQGAVFLNSDDPLVLRTCYDAMRHVEGDIIRLRDCVLLKANEDNELPYVAKVAHLWQNPEDGEMMMSLLWYYRPEHTDQGRQRNDCPDEVYASRHRDHNSVACVEDKCYVLTFSEYCRYRRRLRAAEEDVEDVSIVPRRPTSASGSGTVPRHSVRTVPEHTNPELVMFCRRAYEFRTRRLLKLPQKNGLVCGSS
- the LOC128264537 gene encoding uncharacterized protein LOC128264537 isoform X3, coding for MRLKETTKKSAPPATASSAAASHNKSVPLSGDLLSTLHISPPHHQLPLSVQLQHQLHQQHQQHQHHQQHQQHQQRCSSVGSTSSSGTCETDRSSQSAGCCSSALSPAAGMMPGLGGVSEGLGPGAGAGARTVPPAVADEASASASASASAAAVLAANIAESFTFLQQHAAHHFRDILYAAHMLGRGYYQPAGPLISPHVIAAPPPPPAQVKKLQEEDGAAPAVGSPTQQLQQQHQATAEAADQSQSQAPSHAHAHVHGHAHNPQQQAQHPPQPQPYPASAVAAAAAAAAAAAHQGVPYSRSMHAAQMHYSTAYPPNYYAPYPGEVMCYSPPTYQPYFSSKVYQPSHAGHPAAHPQVPPPGAYRRYPYYQHAGPPPPPHELYEQQQQQQQQQQPPPPPPPVSSGQPPSQQQQQQQQQPPTSSSSGSSGAAGAAGVPAGSQLVPAHQQQQQQQHLQPQQQHLEHYPGPPSYYAGYSPGGGAASGQCYTRGLQGPYMEYPPQCPCPMPQSCPKNVHTGPHIGSNIISNIDQSSSKNSSSSSSGSSSSNMLLSASSNSNTSSSSSSNSSNSSSSSNSTLTACSSATTTTTASALTTSRGPVKNVTPNKCDSGSNTTHSGNTNISSSSNISNSSSQTSEMTTRATAATNTNTTATTATTGTQCQMLVKTELQAEHPNPNQNQNQNPQLTKMQYEAHVMPPPTPPESYCASDEKLLDDQEQEAELELRLRLGLRLEKHQQQQHQQQQQQHIEAYDLTCSTPPPVSSVPQAAAAAAAAAVPPRKARIGKSMAREMVYAAQQQQQLQQQLPEKQLKQPKEADVEAEPELPFVLKAEIKAETKIKIEHDGEAQQEASPHISQLPDLKPTIKTEPVQEQEQDQEPEKEQEVAPPAAKTEEELEKENENGKEKEKEMPGGSKQRINLLASTGGNKKTKTKHSYKSLIKQAEPKDYLCPGRRFVRRHGRAPAKYAKRRQMILTQRQQQRMRLQRREQQQQRRQQREAAAAAAAAATAAPAQEASPMVTPSEAGAEAVGMQEQQQQQQQQQQQLNSSATPSASPKRARPRKQEIAALHLLEGLDTALSRGYFSDPELNHSSRKQAPTAVGGGLYAASSPLTLAPDDQRGKQGPAAEKRSKSETKKPPADAAPLPPCKKPRKQAAVGPKAKSKGKKSTAGAGAVAAASTAETQTQAAANQETNNNEYQTADLQAQKFSASPSANVGDASATATGTGTGTATSQQQQHSDEQHQFLVPNQPAVAATQATATPPPPTRQGQSSTTTTTTTTTHTHTKRARSRCKFGNRKRQRQRPGGVSYELDVTLPPATKANVVPKWNNGWMWSGKAYQGAVFLNSDDPLVLRTCYDAMRHVEGDIIRLRDCVLLKANEDNELPYVAKVAHLWQNPEDGEMMMSLLWYYRPEHTDQGRQRNDCPDEVYASRHRDHNSVACVEDKCYVLTFSEYCRYRRRLRAAEEDVEDVSIVPRRPTSASGSGTVPRHSVRTVPEHTNPELVMFCRRAYEFRTRRLLKLPQKNGLVCGSS